Proteins from a single region of Pseudomonas sp. BSw22131:
- a CDS encoding c-type cytochrome, translating to MNKLFVSLLLALGLSCSAQAADGVTGDVAAGQAKTVVCGACHGPEGNSVVPNFPKLAGQGQRYLLKQLHEIKDGKRVVLEMTGLLNTLSDQDLADMAAYYSAQKGSVGAADPQWVARGEALFRGGKLDQGMPACIGCHAPDGAGNAAAGFPHLGGQHAAYIKKQLTAFREGERTNDGETMIMRGIAAKLSNKDIDALSAYIQGLH from the coding sequence ATGAACAAGCTATTCGTGAGTCTGCTGTTGGCGCTGGGCCTGTCGTGTTCAGCTCAAGCGGCAGATGGCGTGACGGGCGATGTGGCGGCCGGACAGGCGAAGACAGTTGTGTGTGGTGCCTGCCACGGTCCAGAGGGTAATAGCGTTGTGCCTAACTTCCCTAAGCTGGCCGGCCAGGGTCAGCGCTATTTGCTCAAACAGCTTCACGAAATCAAAGACGGCAAGCGCGTGGTGCTTGAAATGACCGGCCTGCTGAACACGCTTAGTGATCAGGATCTGGCCGACATGGCGGCTTACTATTCAGCCCAGAAAGGCAGCGTCGGTGCAGCCGATCCGCAGTGGGTGGCACGGGGTGAAGCGCTATTTCGCGGCGGCAAGCTGGATCAGGGCATGCCGGCATGTATCGGTTGTCACGCACCCGACGGCGCCGGGAACGCCGCGGCAGGGTTTCCGCACCTTGGCGGGCAGCACGCCGCTTACATAAAAAAACAGCTCACGGCCTTCCGCGAAGGTGAGCGTACCAATGACGGCGAGACGATGATCATGCGAGGCATCGCAGCCAAATTGAGCAACAAGGATATCGACGCATTATCGGCCTACATCCAGGGCTTGCATTAA
- the yihA gene encoding ribosome biogenesis GTP-binding protein YihA/YsxC, with amino-acid sequence MQLKNPILGLCQQSKFMLSAAKVDQCPDDEGFEVAFAGRSNAGKSSALNTLTHASLARTSKTPGRTQLLNFFSLDDERRLVDLPGYGYAKVPIPLKLHWQRHLEAYLGSRESLKGLILMMDIRHPMTDFDLLMLDWAIASQMPMHILLTKADKLTFGAAKNTLLKVQAEIRKGWGDAVTIQLFSAPKRLGLEEAYTVLADWMELEDKAPAE; translated from the coding sequence ATGCAACTCAAGAATCCCATCCTCGGCCTGTGCCAACAGTCCAAGTTCATGCTCAGCGCCGCCAAAGTCGATCAATGCCCCGACGATGAAGGCTTCGAGGTCGCATTCGCCGGTCGCTCCAATGCAGGCAAATCCAGCGCTCTCAATACATTGACTCACGCCAGCCTCGCGCGTACATCAAAAACGCCTGGGCGCACCCAGTTGCTCAACTTCTTCAGTCTGGACGACGAGCGGCGTCTGGTCGACCTGCCTGGCTATGGTTATGCGAAAGTCCCGATTCCGCTAAAGCTTCACTGGCAGCGTCACCTCGAGGCATACCTCGGTAGCCGGGAAAGTCTGAAGGGGCTGATCCTGATGATGGATATCCGCCATCCCATGACCGATTTTGATCTGCTGATGCTGGACTGGGCCATTGCCAGTCAGATGCCGATGCACATTCTGCTGACCAAAGCCGACAAACTGACCTTCGGCGCGGCCAAGAACACGCTGCTCAAGGTGCAGGCCGAGATTCGCAAGGGTTGGGGTGATGCGGTCACCATCCAGCTGTTCTCTGCACCCAAGCGTCTAGGGCTCGAAGAGGCTTACACGGTTCTCGCCGACTGGATGGAACTGGAAGACAAAGCGCCTGCCGAGTAA
- the polA gene encoding DNA polymerase I, whose translation MSQAPLVLVDGSSYLYRAFHALPPLATSKGLPTGAVKGVLNMLKSLRRQYPESPFAVVFDAKGGTFRDEMFAEYKANRPSMPDDMRVQVDLLHACVKGLGYPLLCVEGVEADDVIGTLARSSAAADRPVIISTGDKDMAQLVDGHITLVNTMTGSVMDVAGVKEKFGVGPEHIIDYLALMGDKVDNIPGVPGVGEKTAAGLLTGINGGLKELYENLDKVATLSIRGAKSLSAKLEDHREMAFLSYQLATIKIDVPLDIELDALHCAEPDRDALMALYTELEFKSWIEDLQRDARQAGQQIVTEEPAPVIEAQYELVLEQTQFDAWLKKLEAAELFAFVVQSNGTDAQRAQIVGISFAIQTHEAAYIPLTHSYMGVPQQLDRDAVLKAVKPMLEDATKIKVGQHAKFAINLLANCAIDGDQTQGITVQGVKFDTMLESYVLDSTATRHDRDSLVAKYLNHTPVNFQEIAGKGAKQLSFDQIALEQAGVYAAEEVDLTLRLHETLQARLAAIPSLAPVLNDIEMPLMPVLARIERQGAYVDAKLLGIQSVELGTKMTELEREAFAIAGEEFNLGSPKQLGVILYEKLGLPIISKTATGQPSTAEAVLQELAEQDFPLPKVLMQYRSMSKLKSTYTDRLPEQINPRTGRVHTSYHQAVAVTGRLSSSDPNLQNIPIRTAEGRRIRQAFVAPKGYKLLAADYSQIELRIMAHLAKDEGLLHAFRNDLDVHRATASEVFGVELEGVTNDMRRSAKAINFGLIYGMSAFGLAKQIGVDRKQSQAYVDRYFARYPGVLQYMERTRAQAAEQGFVETIFGRRLYLPDINAKNQALRKGAERMAINAPMQGTAADIIKRAMVAVNGWLDESGLDARVILQVHDELVLEVREDLVEQISKDIRVHMSGAAELDVPLLVEVGVGDNWDEAH comes from the coding sequence ATGAGCCAAGCCCCCCTCGTCCTGGTGGACGGTTCGTCTTACCTGTATCGCGCCTTTCACGCGCTGCCACCACTTGCCACGTCCAAGGGCCTGCCAACCGGCGCGGTCAAAGGCGTGCTGAACATGCTCAAAAGCTTGCGTCGTCAATACCCTGAAAGCCCGTTTGCCGTGGTATTCGATGCCAAGGGCGGGACGTTTCGTGACGAAATGTTCGCTGAATACAAAGCCAATCGCCCCAGCATGCCCGATGACATGCGCGTGCAGGTCGATCTGTTGCATGCCTGCGTTAAGGGCCTGGGCTATCCATTGCTGTGCGTCGAGGGCGTAGAAGCTGACGACGTGATTGGTACGCTGGCCCGCAGCAGCGCGGCAGCGGATCGTCCGGTAATCATCTCGACCGGCGACAAGGACATGGCGCAGTTGGTCGATGGACACATCACCCTGGTCAACACGATGACCGGTAGCGTAATGGACGTCGCTGGCGTGAAAGAGAAGTTTGGCGTCGGTCCCGAACACATCATCGATTACCTAGCGCTGATGGGCGACAAGGTCGACAACATCCCGGGCGTTCCCGGCGTCGGCGAAAAGACCGCTGCAGGCTTGCTGACCGGTATCAACGGCGGGCTGAAAGAGCTTTACGAGAACCTCGACAAGGTCGCGACGCTTTCCATCAGAGGGGCAAAATCGCTGTCTGCCAAGCTTGAAGATCACAGGGAAATGGCGTTCCTGTCGTACCAACTGGCAACCATCAAGATCGACGTGCCGCTGGATATCGAACTGGACGCCTTGCATTGCGCCGAGCCTGATCGCGACGCGCTGATGGCGCTGTACACCGAGCTTGAGTTCAAGAGCTGGATCGAAGACCTGCAGCGTGATGCCAGACAGGCCGGGCAGCAGATCGTGACCGAAGAGCCCGCGCCCGTTATCGAGGCACAATACGAACTGGTCCTTGAGCAGACGCAATTTGATGCCTGGCTGAAAAAACTCGAAGCCGCCGAATTGTTCGCCTTCGTCGTGCAGAGTAATGGCACCGACGCACAGCGAGCGCAGATCGTGGGTATTTCATTTGCCATCCAGACCCACGAAGCCGCTTACATCCCGCTGACCCACTCTTACATGGGCGTGCCGCAGCAACTGGACCGCGACGCGGTGCTCAAAGCGGTCAAGCCTATGCTGGAGGACGCGACCAAAATAAAGGTCGGCCAGCACGCCAAGTTCGCCATCAACCTGCTTGCAAACTGCGCTATCGACGGCGATCAGACGCAGGGCATTACTGTTCAGGGCGTGAAGTTCGACACCATGCTTGAATCGTATGTGCTCGACTCCACCGCAACCCGTCACGACCGTGACAGTCTCGTCGCCAAATACCTGAACCACACGCCCGTGAATTTCCAGGAGATTGCCGGCAAGGGCGCCAAGCAGCTGAGCTTCGATCAGATCGCTCTGGAGCAGGCTGGCGTTTACGCCGCAGAAGAGGTGGACCTGACGCTGCGCCTGCACGAAACCCTGCAAGCCAGACTGGCAGCCATTCCATCATTGGCGCCAGTGCTCAACGACATTGAAATGCCGCTGATGCCAGTGCTGGCGCGTATCGAGCGCCAGGGCGCGTACGTTGATGCCAAGCTGCTGGGCATTCAAAGCGTCGAGCTGGGCACCAAGATGACGGAGCTTGAGCGCGAGGCGTTCGCTATCGCCGGCGAGGAGTTCAACCTCGGCTCGCCCAAGCAGTTGGGCGTGATCCTGTATGAAAAACTCGGGCTGCCGATCATCAGCAAGACCGCGACCGGTCAGCCATCGACCGCAGAAGCGGTATTGCAGGAACTGGCCGAGCAGGACTTTCCGCTGCCCAAAGTGCTGATGCAGTACCGCTCGATGAGCAAGCTGAAAAGCACGTATACCGATCGCTTGCCGGAGCAGATCAATCCTCGCACCGGCCGCGTCCATACCTCCTACCACCAAGCGGTAGCGGTGACCGGACGCTTGTCTTCCAGTGATCCGAACCTGCAGAACATCCCGATTCGTACAGCCGAAGGGCGTCGGATTCGTCAGGCATTCGTGGCGCCCAAAGGCTACAAACTGCTCGCGGCGGACTACTCGCAAATCGAGCTGCGGATCATGGCGCATCTCGCCAAGGACGAGGGTTTGCTCCACGCGTTCCGCAACGACCTGGATGTGCACCGGGCGACGGCATCGGAAGTCTTCGGCGTTGAACTTGAAGGCGTGACCAATGACATGCGTCGCAGCGCCAAGGCGATCAACTTCGGACTGATCTACGGCATGAGCGCGTTCGGTCTGGCCAAGCAGATCGGCGTCGACCGCAAGCAGTCTCAGGCCTACGTGGACCGTTATTTCGCCCGCTATCCCGGCGTGCTGCAGTACATGGAGCGCACGCGCGCGCAGGCGGCCGAGCAGGGCTTTGTCGAAACGATTTTTGGTCGTCGCCTGTATCTGCCGGACATCAACGCGAAGAATCAGGCGCTGCGCAAGGGCGCCGAACGCATGGCGATCAACGCCCCGATGCAAGGCACTGCTGCGGACATCATCAAGCGTGCCATGGTGGCGGTGAATGGCTGGCTGGACGAATCAGGTCTGGATGCCCGGGTGATCCTGCAGGTACACGACGAACTGGTGCTGGAAGTGCGCGAGGACCTGGTCGAGCAGATCAGCAAGGACATCCGCGTTCACATGAGCGGTGCTGCGGAACTTGATGTGCCGCTGCTGGTTGAAGTGGGTGTGGGTGATAACTGGGATGAGGCACATTGA
- a CDS encoding DUF2782 domain-containing protein yields MRKLNRLLLASVLSVCPLITLAADEAPSAEPDVTIRQDGDRFIQEYRVNGFLYAVKITPKHGKPYFLVRADGTSAQFIRSDQPDMLIPQWEIFSW; encoded by the coding sequence ATGCGCAAGCTAAATCGCCTGTTGCTGGCGAGCGTCTTGTCGGTTTGCCCACTGATAACGCTGGCTGCCGATGAGGCGCCCTCGGCAGAGCCCGACGTCACGATCCGCCAGGACGGCGACAGGTTCATACAGGAATATCGCGTGAACGGTTTTCTGTATGCGGTCAAAATCACGCCCAAGCATGGTAAACCGTATTTTCTGGTACGCGCCGATGGCACTAGCGCGCAGTTCATCCGCTCTGACCAACCGGACATGCTGATCCCCCAGTGGGAAATTTTCAGCTGGTAG
- a CDS encoding homoserine kinase: MSVFTPLARPELEAFLAPYGLGHLRDFQGIAAGSENTNFFISMEKGEFVLTLVERGPVQEMPFFIELLDVLHDADLPVPYALRTTDGQALRELKGKPALLQPRLPGKHPTQPNTQHCVQIGELMGRMHQATREHVLERRTDRGLDWMLKEGRNFISHLDDTQGALLKASVEEIERHQPKIMALPRANLHADLFRDNTLFEGTHLTGVIDFYNACSGPMLYDVAIAVNDWCSHQDGTIDAPRARALLGAYAGLRPFTAAEAELWPTMLRVACIRFWLSRLIAAELFAGQDVLIHDPMEFQERLEQRQETHIPLPFAL; the protein is encoded by the coding sequence ATGTCGGTTTTTACCCCCCTGGCTCGGCCCGAGCTGGAAGCTTTTCTCGCCCCCTACGGGCTCGGCCACTTGCGCGACTTTCAGGGCATTGCCGCCGGCAGTGAAAACACCAACTTCTTTATCAGCATGGAAAAGGGCGAATTCGTCCTGACGCTCGTAGAGCGCGGTCCGGTTCAGGAAATGCCGTTTTTCATTGAGCTGCTGGACGTGCTGCACGATGCAGATCTGCCGGTTCCGTACGCCCTGCGCACCACTGATGGCCAAGCGCTGCGTGAGCTCAAAGGCAAGCCGGCGCTGCTGCAGCCTCGCTTGCCGGGCAAGCACCCGACACAGCCCAACACCCAGCACTGCGTTCAGATCGGCGAGCTGATGGGGCGCATGCATCAGGCCACCCGTGAGCACGTTCTGGAGCGCAGGACCGATCGCGGTCTGGACTGGATGTTGAAAGAGGGCCGCAACTTTATCTCGCACCTGGACGACACTCAGGGCGCGCTGTTGAAAGCGTCGGTGGAAGAAATCGAACGTCATCAGCCGAAGATCATGGCCTTGCCACGGGCTAATCTGCACGCGGACCTGTTCCGCGACAACACGCTGTTCGAAGGCACGCATCTCACTGGAGTGATCGACTTCTATAACGCCTGCTCCGGCCCGATGCTGTATGACGTGGCCATTGCCGTAAACGACTGGTGCTCCCATCAGGACGGCACAATCGACGCGCCTCGCGCTCGTGCCTTGCTGGGCGCTTACGCTGGCTTGCGTCCCTTCACCGCTGCCGAAGCCGAGCTTTGGCCCACGATGCTCCGGGTCGCGTGCATACGCTTCTGGCTGTCGCGCCTGATTGCCGCAGAGCTGTTTGCCGGACAGGACGTGCTGATTCACGACCCGATGGAATTCCAGGAGCGTCTTGAGCAACGTCAGGAAACGCACATCCCACTGCCGTTTGCGCTGTAG
- the znuA gene encoding zinc ABC transporter substrate-binding protein ZnuA: MSRLFLIFVASLIGLLSVSNAQAEVRVLTSIKPLQLIAAAVQDGVSVPEVLLPPGASPHNYALRPSDIRRVQEADLLYWIGPDMETFLPRVLAGRAKASTPVQSLPGMHLRYFVAGAAHDDADENAEADEHDHDHRPGSLDAHLWLSSVNARVIAARMASDLSAADPANAARYESNLKAFNERLNATDAKIKARVAGIGDKKYFVFHEAFDYFEEAYGLQHAGVFTVSSEVQPGVQHVAQMRKRLKEFGKTCVFSEPPLRPRLAETLSAGLPVKLAELDGLGGYTPASAQGYEQLLQKLGDDLAGCLESL, from the coding sequence GTGTCCCGACTTTTTTTGATTTTTGTCGCATCCCTCATTGGATTGCTATCCGTTTCCAACGCTCAGGCCGAGGTTCGTGTCCTGACCAGCATTAAGCCTTTACAGCTGATTGCCGCTGCGGTGCAGGACGGTGTCTCGGTTCCAGAAGTGCTGTTGCCGCCAGGCGCATCACCCCACAACTATGCCCTGCGGCCTTCCGACATACGGCGGGTGCAGGAAGCTGATCTGCTGTACTGGATCGGCCCGGACATGGAAACCTTCCTGCCGCGTGTGCTCGCAGGTCGAGCTAAGGCTTCGACGCCTGTGCAGTCGCTGCCGGGCATGCATTTGCGGTATTTCGTGGCTGGCGCTGCGCACGATGACGCGGACGAAAACGCAGAAGCAGATGAGCATGACCACGATCACCGGCCGGGGAGCCTGGATGCCCACTTGTGGTTGTCATCGGTGAATGCCCGGGTGATTGCCGCCAGGATGGCGTCGGACTTGAGTGCGGCAGACCCAGCCAATGCCGCGCGCTATGAAAGCAACCTCAAGGCATTCAACGAGCGCCTGAACGCGACTGACGCGAAGATAAAGGCGCGCGTGGCGGGGATTGGTGACAAGAAGTATTTCGTGTTCCATGAGGCGTTCGACTATTTCGAAGAGGCCTACGGGCTTCAGCACGCAGGCGTCTTTACGGTCAGCAGCGAAGTGCAGCCCGGCGTACAGCATGTTGCACAGATGAGAAAGCGGCTCAAGGAGTTTGGAAAAACCTGCGTCTTCAGCGAGCCGCCGCTGCGCCCGCGGCTGGCAGAAACCCTCAGTGCGGGCTTACCGGTAAAGCTGGCAGAGCTGGACGGATTGGGCGGTTACACCCCGGCGTCGGCTCAGGGTTATGAGCAATTGCTGCAAAAGCTGGGGGATGATTTGGCGGGCTGTCTGGAGAGTTTGTAA
- a CDS encoding Fur family transcriptional regulator: MSNTPLASRPHDHSHCVHSALTEADTLCAGKGLRLTALRRRVLELVWQSHKPLGAYDILAVLSEEDGRRAAPPTVYRALDFLLENGLVHRIASLNAFVGCNHPTHAHQGQFLICRECHAAIELQHPLISEAIVSAAKEVGFAVETQTVEIVGVCTGCKAA; this comes from the coding sequence ATGTCTAATACACCCTTGGCCAGTCGCCCACACGATCACTCTCACTGCGTGCATTCGGCCCTCACCGAAGCCGACACGCTGTGCGCAGGCAAAGGTCTGCGCCTGACCGCCCTGCGTCGACGCGTGCTTGAATTGGTTTGGCAAAGTCACAAACCGCTTGGCGCGTACGACATCCTTGCTGTACTGAGCGAGGAAGACGGCCGCCGCGCAGCCCCGCCCACGGTTTACCGTGCGCTGGATTTCCTGCTGGAGAACGGTCTCGTTCATCGCATTGCGTCCCTCAACGCCTTCGTGGGCTGCAATCACCCGACTCACGCGCATCAGGGCCAGTTTCTGATTTGCCGCGAATGCCATGCCGCTATCGAGTTGCAGCACCCTTTGATCAGCGAAGCCATTGTCAGCGCTGCAAAGGAAGTCGGTTTTGCCGTCGAAACCCAGACGGTTGAAATTGTCGGCGTCTGCACTGGCTGCAAGGCCGCCTGA
- the znuC gene encoding zinc ABC transporter ATP-binding protein ZnuC, whose amino-acid sequence MSDALIRLNDIVVSRAGQSVLENIQLSVKPGEIVTLIGPNGAGKTTLVRAVLGLLKPDSGSVWRKPRLRIGYMPQKLHIDATLPLSVLRFLRLVPRVDRATALSALTEVGAQKVIDSPLQGISGGEMQRVLLARALLRKPELLVLDEPVQGVDVAGQAELYALITQLRDRHQCGVLMVSHDLHLVMSTTDQVVCLNRHVCCSGHPEQVSNDPAFVELFGQNAPNLAIYHHNHDHAHDLHGEVCAAVPVTADHNHHHHGDSCKHG is encoded by the coding sequence ATGAGCGACGCGCTGATCCGCCTGAACGATATCGTGGTCTCCCGTGCCGGACAAAGCGTGCTGGAAAACATTCAGCTGAGCGTCAAACCAGGCGAGATCGTGACGCTGATCGGTCCCAACGGCGCTGGCAAGACAACCCTGGTAAGGGCGGTCCTTGGCTTGCTCAAGCCGGACTCAGGCAGCGTGTGGCGCAAACCGAGATTGCGTATCGGCTACATGCCGCAAAAGCTGCACATCGATGCCACGCTGCCGTTGTCGGTATTGCGGTTTCTGCGTCTGGTGCCAAGGGTGGACCGGGCGACCGCGCTTTCGGCGTTGACTGAAGTCGGCGCGCAGAAGGTCATCGACAGCCCGTTGCAGGGGATTTCCGGCGGCGAGATGCAGCGCGTTCTGCTGGCGCGCGCGTTGTTGCGCAAACCAGAATTGCTGGTGCTCGACGAGCCGGTGCAGGGCGTTGATGTAGCAGGTCAGGCCGAGCTGTACGCGCTGATCACGCAACTGCGTGACCGTCATCAATGCGGCGTGCTGATGGTCTCTCACGATTTGCACCTTGTGATGAGTACCACCGACCAAGTGGTGTGCCTCAACCGCCATGTCTGTTGTTCAGGCCACCCTGAGCAAGTGAGCAACGATCCTGCATTCGTCGAGCTGTTCGGCCAGAACGCCCCGAACCTTGCGATTTACCACCATAACCACGATCACGCCCACGATTTGCACGGTGAGGTCTGCGCCGCTGTGCCCGTCACAGCTGACCACAATCATCATCACCACGGAGATAGCTGCAAGCATGGCTGA
- the znuB gene encoding zinc ABC transporter permease subunit ZnuB: MADFLLYALLAGLALAVVAGPLGSFVVWRRMAYFGDTLSHAALLGVAMGFLLDISPAIAVTVGCLLLAILLVTLQQRQPLASDTLLGILAPSTLSLGLVVLSFMRDVRIDLMGYLFGDLLAITPTDLAWILGGSAAVLVLITALWRPLLAITVHEELATVEGLPVAALRMTLMLLIAVVIAVAMKIVGVLLITSLLIIPAAAAQRHARSPEQMALGASLIGVVAVCGGLAMSWFKDTPAGPSIVVSAAAIFLLSFVLPKR, encoded by the coding sequence ATGGCTGATTTTCTTCTGTACGCCTTGCTCGCAGGCCTGGCCTTGGCAGTAGTGGCAGGTCCATTGGGATCGTTCGTGGTCTGGCGGCGGATGGCCTATTTCGGTGACACGCTGTCTCATGCGGCGTTGCTTGGCGTTGCCATGGGCTTCTTGCTGGACATAAGCCCCGCGATAGCAGTGACAGTCGGCTGTCTGTTGCTGGCGATTCTGCTGGTCACGTTGCAGCAACGCCAACCGCTGGCGTCAGACACGCTGCTGGGGATTCTTGCCCCCAGCACATTGTCTCTGGGCCTTGTGGTGTTGAGCTTTATGCGTGATGTTCGCATCGACCTCATGGGCTACCTGTTTGGGGACTTGCTGGCGATCACTCCCACCGATCTGGCATGGATTCTGGGTGGCAGCGCCGCCGTGCTTGTACTGATCACCGCCCTGTGGCGCCCGTTGCTGGCGATCACGGTGCACGAAGAGCTTGCGACTGTTGAAGGCCTGCCCGTTGCAGCGCTGCGCATGACGCTCATGCTGCTGATCGCAGTGGTGATCGCCGTGGCCATGAAAATCGTCGGTGTGCTGCTGATTACTTCGCTGTTGATCATTCCTGCCGCTGCGGCACAACGTCACGCCCGTTCGCCTGAACAGATGGCCTTGGGCGCAAGCTTGATCGGGGTCGTTGCGGTGTGTGGCGGGCTGGCAATGTCATGGTTCAAAGACACCCCGGCAGGCCCGTCAATCGTGGTCTCGGCGGCCGCGATCTTCCTGCTGAGTTTCGTTTTGCCCAAGCGGTAG
- a CDS encoding PA5502 family lipoprotein, with protein sequence MKPYASRYLLLAAFTILLAACQSKPVEAPAQVAPPDAYQQLEKNIASSELATAEDQLAALQAKASDDPRLEQYQRELAEAYLSRSQIVLQKGDVNAAATALSRARALMPKAPALTSGVNGAIANARKAELEKAEAELKAAEAKRIAKVIDPSAESTTIALKIGDMKQLRRQLNDIAADTTAFNCEVVLQVPRVDDYPWLAKLLHKRVVKINPDFELQLRRQIEKDEPAHIILKPAQL encoded by the coding sequence ATGAAGCCGTACGCATCCCGTTATCTGCTGCTTGCTGCATTTACCATCCTGTTGGCAGCCTGCCAGAGCAAGCCCGTCGAAGCGCCCGCTCAGGTTGCGCCGCCAGACGCTTATCAACAGCTGGAAAAAAATATCGCCAGCAGCGAATTAGCCACTGCCGAGGATCAACTCGCCGCCTTGCAGGCCAAAGCGTCCGACGATCCTCGTCTTGAGCAGTACCAGCGAGAGCTGGCCGAGGCGTATTTGAGTCGAAGCCAGATCGTGCTGCAGAAAGGCGACGTCAATGCCGCAGCCACCGCACTGAGCCGTGCCCGCGCCTTGATGCCCAAAGCGCCTGCTCTGACCAGTGGCGTCAACGGTGCCATCGCCAATGCCCGCAAAGCTGAGCTTGAGAAGGCCGAGGCCGAACTCAAGGCTGCCGAGGCAAAACGCATTGCCAAAGTCATTGATCCTTCTGCTGAAAGCACGACTATCGCGCTGAAGATCGGCGATATGAAGCAACTTCGTCGCCAACTGAACGATATCGCTGCCGACACCACAGCGTTCAACTGCGAAGTTGTGCTGCAGGTACCGCGTGTCGATGACTACCCGTGGTTAGCCAAGTTGCTGCATAAGCGCGTGGTGAAGATCAATCCGGATTTCGAACTGCAACTGCGTCGCCAGATTGAGAAGGACGAGCCTGCTCACATCATATTGAAGCCTGCGCAACTCTGA